One region of Etheostoma cragini isolate CJK2018 chromosome 16, CSU_Ecrag_1.0, whole genome shotgun sequence genomic DNA includes:
- the LOC117959322 gene encoding T-box-containing protein TBX6L-like, producing the protein MQHISDSQSHLCMPRSPATDSYQQGCIRMTLENADLWKSFHSMGTEMIITKHGRRMFPHCSISLSGLQPFANYVIMMDMVPADSFKYKWKKEQWEVAGKSEPQPPCRTYMHPDSPAPGCHWMKQSLSFLKMKLTNNTLDQHGHIILHSMHRYYPRFHITQADSPYTVRWGPFQTFSFPETTFTAVTAYQNPKITKLKIDHNPFAKGFREGGTHSHSKRCRSNRSPPAKRTALDRNSLCNSHQDLQRMPSLSQSVEAGKDHASTQQPFKRGSLSAVEQDPSESLHAEPLELHEYDYSCEEQTVPASVPYQPYRSLEYSRYPLPSNDVDAAHNVVHPPPHPLATAENNPQQHGYYHHPHHHNHAADWSQYPLFSYSCW; encoded by the exons ATGCAACACATCTCTG ATTCCCAATCGCATCTGTGCATGCCCCGGTCCCCAGCAACTGACTCATACCAGCAGGGCTGCATCAGGATGACCTTAGAGAACGCTGATCTCTGGAAGTCTTTTCACAGCATGGGAACAGAGATGATTATAACAAAGCATGGAAG gaGAATGTTTCCACACTGCAGCATCAGTCTATCCGGGCTCCAACCTTTTGCCAATTACGTCATTATGATGGATATGGTGCCTGCAGACAGCTTCAAATACAAG TGGAAAAAGGAGCAGTGGGAGGTGGCAGGTAAGTCAGAGCCTCAGCCGCCTTGTCGGACATACATGCACCCAGACTCGCCGGCCCCAGGATGTCACTGGATGAAGCAGTCTTTATCTTTTCTTAAGATGAAGCTCACCAACAACACCTTGGACCAGCATGGCCAT ATCATCCTGCACTCCATGCATCGCTACTACCCCAGGTTTCACATCACCCAGGCAGACAGTCCTTACACTGTCCGCTGGGGGCCATTTCAGACCTTCTCCTTCCCAGAGACAACGTTCACTGCTGTGACCGCTTACCAAAACCCAAAG atCACCAAATTGAAGATCGACCACAACCCCTTTGCCAAGGGATTCAGAGAGGGAGGCACCCATTCCCACAGCAAAAG GTGTCGTTCCAATAGAAGCCCTCCTGCAAAAAGAACTGCACTGGACAGAAACTCTCTTTGCAACAGTCATCAAG ACCTGCAGAGGATGCCCTCCCTCTCTCAGTCAGTGGAAGCAGGGAAGGATCATGCTTCCACACAGCAGCCATTCAAGCGGGGTAGCCTCTCAGCCGTGGAGCAGGACCCATCTGAGAGTCTGCACGCTGAGCCCTTGGAGCTGCACGAGTATGACTACAGTTGTGAAGAACAGACGGTGCCTGCATCTGTGCCATATCAGCCCTACAG ATCTCTAGAGTATTCCAGATATCCACTGCCTTCTAATGACGTAGATGCAGCGCACAACGTCGTTCACCCTCCACCTCATCCGCTCGCCACAGCTGAAAACAACCCCCAACAACATGGCTACTACCACCATCCTCACCACCACAACCATGCCGCAGATTGGAGCCAGTACCCTCTCTTCTCCTACTCCTGTTGGTGA